The Topomyia yanbarensis strain Yona2022 chromosome 3, ASM3024719v1, whole genome shotgun sequence nucleotide sequence TCCTGTGGCCAACATACCACGCGTTGTGGTACACCAATCTATGGCAAAACCTTCCTTCTGATGGCCAGAGAAAGTAAATTCCGGCTTTACTCCATCACCTACTTTGTTGGTTTCGTAGTTTTTACACTCATGTTCATCGTCAACGACTTTTAACTGCTCGTTTACATTGTAAATATTAACCCGACCCATTTCGCTCCAGGTGGCCACATAGTGCGAACTATTAAACGTTGTCGAACGAATCCGATTGACACAACCGGCGTGCTTAATGAGGGCACAGCTCATATGTGGCCGTTTATCGTCCTCTTCATCACTTTCCTCATCTGAATCTGACTCTTCATCTTCGTCACGTTCTTTCGAGGTCCTGTGCAAGTTGGACATCTTCATGACAATTACGCTGTTGATGTGCGTTCTGGCAGCCTGTGTACCCGCAACAATAAATGCCGACAGAGGAAAGGATTCTCTATCATCACCCAATGGATCCGCGATGATATCGAAGCTTAAACATGGTGCTCCTGTATGAGCTTGATGCAGCATCACGTATGCAGATTCGTCACATACAAGTTCTTCGTCATTATTTAACTTGCGACCAGGTAAGTAAACTTGACCGTTCTCATCAGTGCCCATGCCTTCATCGCCGGATTGGTCGTCGTTGTCACCATCGCTTTCGCCGGCAAGAATAGCATCCTCGATGTTCTGATCCTCGGCTACTTCCATTCTCTCTTCGTCTTGAGAGGACATCGTGAATTTGCTATTTTTGTTACGTTCTTTGTATTATAGAATCAATTTTACGCTGTACATTAATAAAATACGCGCACCACGTTTTTCTGGAATGACGTTTGCTTTTGCTTTAGAAAAATCTAGCAAACATGTTCAAATAGTCCTATGTGCAAATGATAGCCTCTTTTATTTACTCTatcgcagagatgccagatttgtggacatgtgtgtaaattttaaaatgttaattttagatgcagattttttttaacacatatttcagattttttagttttgttacAGATATTAACAGGCATCAGAAGTTTTTGAAAATAGAGACATTTGGTTCCGCTGGTTATTAATCACATTTAGATTTTTGCGTCCCAAATCTTTTCTCTCTACTTATTATTGCGCTTTTCACCGACGATTAGCACGTGACTGAATCGAACCAAAATagcgaaagaattgaaaatatatacTGTTGGCTCCAACCGCAAAGTTTAGAGCAAACATAGAGCAAAATAGAGTCAGAAATTGGACGGTCATGTATTGACAGTTCATGGATTTATTCACATCTTCACTACCTCCTGATCGAAAATTGGAAAGTATTTGTTACTATTTATTTAGTACTCATGTAATTTATTGATACCCTATCATTCATCTTTATTTATTTCCCCACACGATTTCTTTG carries:
- the LOC131690350 gene encoding glutamate-rich WD repeat-containing protein 1, which codes for MSSQDEERMEVAEDQNIEDAILAGESDGDNDDQSGDEGMGTDENGQVYLPGRKLNNDEELVCDESAYVMLHQAHTGAPCLSFDIIADPLGDDRESFPLSAFIVAGTQAARTHINSVIVMKMSNLHRTSKERDEDEESDSDEESDEEDDKRPHMSCALIKHAGCVNRIRSTTFNSSHYVATWSEMGRVNIYNVNEQLKVVDDEHECKNYETNKVGDGVKPEFTFSGHQKEGFAIDWCTTTRGMLATGDCRRDIHIWRPNDKGSWTVDQRPLVGHTESVEDIQWSPNETNVLATCSVDKSIRIWDCRAAPSKACMLTADNAHESDVNVISWNKNEPLLASGGDDGYLKIWDLRHFKSKSVVATFKHHTDHITTVEWHPKESTILASGGDDDQIALWDLSVERDNEEERNDPNLKNLPPQLLFVHQGQTEIKELHWHPQLKGVLLSTAHSGFNIFRTISV